In one Rhodothermaceae bacterium genomic region, the following are encoded:
- a CDS encoding ATP-dependent Clp protease proteolytic subunit, producing MVDDFVKFSKSLQLPESIYKKGLGDQPIGNLVPMVVEQTSRGERAYDIFSRLLKERIIILGTPINDIVANLAVAQLLYLTSEDPERDINIYINSPGGLVYSGLGVYDTIQYVSCPVATICVGLAASLGSVLLASGTKEHRAALPNSRIMLHQPLGGAQGQASDIEIQAREILWLKQRLYEILARHTGQDTDTIEKDADRDYWLSSQEAKEYGLIDRVLEPQVLPKKK from the coding sequence AAAGCCTCCAGTTGCCGGAGAGTATCTATAAAAAGGGGCTTGGAGATCAGCCCATCGGGAACTTGGTTCCAATGGTGGTTGAGCAAACATCCCGTGGAGAACGGGCCTACGATATATTCAGCCGTCTACTCAAGGAGCGTATCATTATCTTGGGTACACCCATCAATGATATAGTGGCAAACTTGGCGGTTGCCCAGTTACTATACCTGACTAGTGAAGACCCGGAGCGGGACATTAATATTTACATTAATTCACCGGGTGGACTGGTATACAGTGGGCTCGGCGTTTACGATACGATCCAGTACGTTTCGTGCCCGGTTGCGACTATTTGCGTAGGTTTAGCCGCATCTTTGGGGTCAGTACTGTTAGCTTCGGGAACGAAAGAGCACCGAGCGGCGCTTCCGAACTCCCGTATCATGTTACACCAACCTCTGGGAGGGGCCCAAGGGCAGGCATCGGACATCGAAATACAGGCCCGGGAAATTTTATGGTTGAAACAACGACTGTATGAGATCCTGGCACGACATACGGGGCAGGATACCGACACGATCGAGAAGGACGCAGATCGGGATTACTGGCTAAGTTCCCAGGAAGCCAAAGAGTATGGGCTAATTGATCGTGTACTTGAACCACAAGTACTTCCAAAGAAAAAGTGA